A genomic segment from Streptomyces sp. NBC_00654 encodes:
- a CDS encoding maltokinase, with translation MSEAASTHVALAKSTRNSAAKHGPTPGGPVDGALLPSLAPLLHEWLPRQRWFAGKGQPVTGFSLVSATEMLPVDGPGPGLIHLLVQVQQPSLSARPADDCYQLLLGVRESLPPLLAPALIGEVTQGPLAGRTVYDGLHDPRLAGLLLERFRRPGSLGPLRFERTAPVPAGLAPRVLDAEQSNSSLVYGDAYILKIFRRVFPGTNPDLELPLALTREGCGRVPAPVAWFEAAAPEPLTLGVLQPFLRGARDGWQLALAALAEGRDFVPEARAVGRATAEVHTALAAALPTPALQGPQTTHLVARMTRRLEAAAQAVPDLVPYVPGLRTSFDAVTALGHQGRDWAAQRIHGDLHLGQTLRADDGFWSLIDFEGEPSRPLPERRRPQPPVRDVAGMLRSFDYAARSHHPWNAEWAARCRAAYCEGYAEASGADPRSEPELLRAHETDKAVYEVLYEARHRPDWLPVPMAAIHRLATAPTA, from the coding sequence ATGTCGGAGGCTGCATCCACTCACGTCGCCCTGGCGAAGAGCACAAGGAACAGCGCGGCGAAGCACGGTCCGACGCCGGGCGGTCCGGTGGACGGAGCGCTGCTTCCGTCCCTCGCCCCCCTGCTCCATGAATGGCTGCCCCGGCAGCGGTGGTTCGCCGGCAAGGGGCAGCCGGTCACCGGCTTCTCCCTCGTATCGGCGACGGAGATGCTGCCGGTGGACGGCCCCGGCCCCGGACTGATCCATCTGCTCGTCCAGGTCCAGCAGCCGTCCCTGTCCGCCCGCCCCGCCGACGACTGCTACCAACTCCTGCTCGGCGTACGGGAGTCACTGCCTCCCCTGCTCGCACCCGCGCTGATCGGCGAGGTGACCCAGGGGCCGCTGGCCGGGCGCACCGTGTACGACGGGCTGCACGACCCACGCCTGGCCGGCCTGCTGCTGGAACGATTCCGCCGACCCGGTTCCCTCGGCCCCCTCCGCTTCGAGCGGACCGCCCCGGTCCCGGCCGGGCTCGCCCCACGGGTGCTGGACGCCGAGCAGTCCAACTCCTCGCTCGTCTACGGCGACGCGTACATCCTCAAGATCTTCCGGCGGGTCTTCCCCGGCACCAACCCCGACCTCGAACTGCCCCTCGCGCTGACCCGCGAGGGATGCGGGCGGGTACCGGCCCCGGTCGCGTGGTTCGAGGCCGCCGCTCCCGAACCGCTCACCCTGGGGGTGCTCCAGCCCTTTCTGCGCGGCGCCCGGGACGGCTGGCAGCTGGCCCTGGCCGCGCTGGCCGAGGGCCGCGACTTCGTCCCCGAGGCGCGGGCGGTGGGCCGGGCCACCGCCGAGGTGCACACCGCGCTCGCCGCCGCCCTGCCCACTCCCGCGCTGCAGGGCCCGCAGACCACGCACCTCGTCGCCCGGATGACCCGACGGCTGGAGGCGGCGGCGCAGGCGGTGCCGGACCTCGTGCCGTACGTCCCCGGGCTGCGCACCTCGTTCGACGCCGTCACCGCCCTCGGGCACCAGGGCCGCGACTGGGCCGCCCAGCGGATCCACGGCGATCTGCACCTCGGCCAGACGCTCCGCGCCGACGACGGATTCTGGTCACTGATCGACTTCGAGGGCGAGCCGTCCCGCCCGCTCCCGGAGCGCCGCCGCCCGCAGCCACCGGTACGCGATGTCGCGGGCATGCTCCGTTCCTTCGACTACGCGGCCCGCTCGCACCACCCGTGGAACGCGGAGTGGGCGGCCCGCTGCCGTGCCGCGTACTGCGAGGGCTACGCGGAGGCCTCGGGCGCCGATCCGCGCAGCGAACCGGAGCTGCTGCGCGCCCATGAGACCGACAAGGCGGTGTACGAGGTGCTGTACGAGGCCCGGCACCGCCCCGACTGGCTGCCGGTCCCGATGGCCGCCATCCACCGGCTGGCCACGGCCCCCACGGCCTGA
- a CDS encoding alpha-1,4-glucan--maltose-1-phosphate maltosyltransferase: MIGRIPVLDVRPRLDCGRRPAKAVVGETFEVTATVFREGHDAVAANAVLRDPNGRTGPWTPMRELAPGTDRWGAGVTPGSEGRWTYTVEAWSDPVTTWRRAAAVKIPAGIDTALVLAEGAALYERAAAGVPKRDGREAVLAAADALRDTARPAASRLAAALTPAADAALARHPLRELVTRSRPLPVMVERRRALYGSWYELFPRSEGAGAEPCEPPGKRARGRAARPGPAPTRLVSGTFRTAAERLPAVAAMGFDVVYLPPIHPIGTTHRKGRDNSLSPGADDPGVPWAIGSADGGHDAVHPELGTLEDFGHFVATARTLRMEIALDFALQCSPDHPWVKEHPEWFHHRPDGSIAYAENPPKKYQDIYPIAFDRDLRGLVAETVRILRFWMDHGVRIFRVDNPHTKPVVFWEKVIADINGTDPDVIFLAEAFTRPAMMRTLGAIGFQQSYTYFTWRNTKRELTEYVTELAGETASYMRPNFFVNTPDILPGYLQDGGRPAFEARAVLAATLAPSWGVYAGFELCENTAAGPGSEEYLHSEKYQLRPRDWESAERAGRSLAPLITSLNRIRRRHPALQQLRDVHFHDVDNEALIAYSKRSGPDIVLVVVNLDPHHTQEATVSLDMPKLCLDWHETVPVRDELTGDTYHWGRTFYVRLEPGITPAHIVVLRPSPPTGGSPTP; this comes from the coding sequence ATGATCGGTCGAATTCCCGTCCTGGACGTCCGTCCTCGTCTCGACTGCGGAAGACGGCCGGCGAAGGCCGTGGTCGGCGAGACCTTCGAGGTCACCGCCACCGTCTTCCGCGAAGGCCATGACGCGGTCGCCGCCAATGCCGTGCTGCGCGATCCGAACGGACGCACCGGCCCCTGGACACCGATGCGTGAGCTGGCCCCCGGTACGGACCGCTGGGGCGCCGGGGTCACACCCGGCAGCGAGGGACGCTGGACGTACACGGTCGAGGCCTGGAGCGATCCGGTCACCACCTGGCGCCGCGCCGCCGCGGTCAAGATCCCGGCGGGCATCGACACGGCCCTGGTGCTGGCGGAGGGCGCCGCGCTGTACGAGCGGGCCGCCGCCGGCGTACCGAAGAGGGACGGGCGCGAGGCGGTGCTGGCCGCGGCCGACGCGCTGCGCGACACGGCCCGCCCGGCCGCGTCGCGGCTGGCGGCGGCGCTGACCCCGGCGGCGGACGCGGCGCTCGCCCGTCATCCCCTGCGCGAACTGGTCACCCGCTCCCGCCCGCTGCCGGTGATGGTGGAGCGCCGGCGGGCCCTGTACGGCTCCTGGTACGAGCTGTTCCCGCGCTCCGAGGGCGCCGGGGCGGAGCCGTGCGAGCCCCCGGGGAAGAGGGCCCGGGGCAGGGCGGCCCGGCCGGGCCCCGCCCCCACCCGCCTCGTCAGCGGCACCTTCCGGACGGCCGCCGAGCGGCTGCCCGCCGTCGCCGCGATGGGCTTCGACGTCGTGTACCTCCCGCCGATCCATCCCATCGGCACCACCCACCGCAAGGGCCGCGACAACTCCCTCTCCCCCGGCGCCGACGACCCCGGGGTGCCCTGGGCGATCGGTTCGGCCGACGGCGGTCACGACGCCGTCCACCCGGAGCTGGGCACCCTGGAGGACTTCGGCCACTTCGTCGCGACGGCCCGCACCCTGCGGATGGAGATCGCGCTGGACTTCGCGCTCCAGTGCTCCCCCGACCACCCCTGGGTGAAGGAACACCCCGAGTGGTTCCATCACCGGCCGGACGGCAGCATCGCGTACGCCGAGAATCCGCCCAAGAAGTACCAGGACATCTATCCGATCGCCTTCGACAGGGATCTGCGCGGCCTGGTCGCCGAGACGGTGCGCATCCTTCGGTTCTGGATGGACCACGGGGTACGGATCTTCCGCGTCGACAATCCGCACACCAAGCCGGTGGTCTTCTGGGAGAAGGTGATCGCCGACATCAACGGCACCGACCCCGATGTGATCTTCCTGGCCGAGGCGTTCACCCGCCCCGCGATGATGCGGACGCTCGGCGCGATCGGGTTCCAGCAGTCCTACACGTACTTCACCTGGCGCAACACCAAACGGGAGCTCACGGAGTACGTCACCGAACTGGCCGGCGAGACCGCCTCGTACATGCGGCCCAACTTCTTCGTGAACACGCCGGACATCCTGCCCGGCTATCTCCAGGACGGCGGCCGTCCGGCCTTCGAGGCCCGTGCGGTGCTCGCCGCCACGCTGGCCCCGTCCTGGGGGGTGTACGCGGGCTTCGAACTGTGCGAGAACACCGCCGCGGGGCCGGGGAGCGAGGAGTACCTGCACTCGGAGAAGTACCAACTCAGGCCGAGGGACTGGGAGTCGGCCGAGCGTGCGGGCCGTTCGCTGGCCCCGCTGATCACCTCGCTCAACCGGATCCGGCGCCGCCACCCCGCGCTCCAGCAGCTGCGCGACGTGCATTTCCACGACGTCGACAACGAGGCGCTGATCGCGTACAGCAAGCGCTCCGGCCCGGACATCGTTCTGGTCGTGGTGAACCTCGATCCGCACCACACCCAGGAGGCCACGGTCTCGTTGGACATGCCGAAGCTCTGCCTCGACTGGCACGAGACCGTACCGGTGCGCGATGAGCTCACCGGCGACACCTATCACTGGGGCAGGACCTTCTATGTGCGCCTAGAGCCGGGCATCACGCCCGCGCACATCGTCGTCCTGCGACCGTCCCCGCCGACCGGAGGGTCACCCACACCATGA
- the treS gene encoding maltose alpha-D-glucosyltransferase: MIVNEPVHDTFEDTPAKDRDPDWFKRAVFYEVLVRSFQDSNGDGIGDLKGITAKLDYLQWLGVDCLWLPPFFKSPLRDGGYDVSDYTAVLPEFGDLADFVEFVDAAHQRGMRVIIDFVMNHTSDQHDWFQQSRSDPDGPYGDYYVWADDDKQFQDARIIFVDTETSNWTFDPVRKQYYWHRFFSHQPDLNYENPAVQEEIVSALRFWLDLGIDGFRVDAVPYLYQREGTNCENLPETHEFLKRVRKEIDANYPDTVLLAEANQWPEDVVDYFGDYRAGGDECHMAFHFPVMPRIFMAVRRESRYPVSEILAKTPAIPKNCQWGIFLRNHDELTLEMVTDEERDYMYAEYAKDPRMRANIGIRRRLAPLLDNDRNQIELFTALLLSLPGSPILYYGDEIGMGDNIWLGDRDAVRTPMQWTPDRNAGFSSSDPGRLYLPTIMDPVYGYQVTNVEAAMASPSSLLHWTRRMIEIRKQNPAFGLGSYDELPSSNPAVLAFTREYKDDLVLCVHNFSRFAQPTELDLRSFTGRHPVELIGGVRFPAVGQWPYLLTLAGHGFYWFRLRKDAPAA; encoded by the coding sequence ATGATCGTCAATGAGCCTGTCCACGACACGTTCGAGGACACTCCCGCCAAGGACCGCGATCCCGACTGGTTCAAGCGCGCCGTCTTCTACGAGGTACTCGTCCGGTCCTTCCAGGACTCCAACGGCGACGGCATCGGCGACCTCAAGGGCATCACCGCCAAGCTGGACTATCTACAGTGGCTGGGCGTCGACTGCCTCTGGCTGCCGCCGTTCTTCAAGTCACCGCTGCGCGACGGCGGCTACGACGTGTCCGACTACACCGCCGTGCTGCCGGAGTTCGGCGATCTCGCCGACTTCGTGGAGTTCGTGGACGCCGCGCACCAGCGCGGCATGCGCGTGATCATCGACTTCGTCATGAACCACACGAGCGATCAGCACGACTGGTTCCAGCAGTCCCGCAGCGATCCCGACGGCCCGTACGGCGACTACTACGTCTGGGCCGACGACGACAAACAGTTCCAGGACGCCCGGATCATCTTCGTCGACACCGAGACGTCCAACTGGACCTTCGACCCGGTGCGCAAGCAGTACTACTGGCACCGCTTCTTCTCCCACCAGCCCGATCTCAACTACGAGAACCCGGCGGTGCAGGAGGAGATCGTCTCCGCGCTGCGCTTCTGGCTGGACCTCGGCATCGACGGGTTCCGCGTCGACGCCGTGCCCTACCTCTACCAGCGCGAGGGCACCAACTGCGAGAACCTCCCCGAGACCCATGAATTCCTCAAGCGGGTCCGCAAGGAGATCGACGCCAACTACCCGGACACCGTGCTGCTCGCCGAGGCCAACCAGTGGCCCGAGGACGTGGTCGACTACTTCGGCGACTACCGGGCCGGCGGCGACGAGTGCCACATGGCGTTCCACTTCCCGGTGATGCCGCGGATCTTCATGGCCGTACGGCGCGAGAGCCGCTACCCGGTCTCGGAAATCCTGGCGAAGACACCGGCGATCCCGAAGAACTGCCAGTGGGGCATCTTCCTGCGCAACCACGACGAGCTGACGCTCGAAATGGTCACGGACGAAGAGCGCGACTACATGTACGCGGAGTACGCCAAGGACCCGCGGATGCGCGCCAACATCGGCATCCGGCGGCGGCTGGCGCCCCTCCTGGACAACGACCGCAACCAGATCGAGCTGTTCACCGCTCTGCTGCTGTCCCTGCCCGGGTCCCCGATCCTCTACTACGGGGACGAGATCGGGATGGGCGACAACATCTGGCTGGGCGACCGGGACGCGGTCCGGACGCCGATGCAGTGGACACCCGACCGGAACGCCGGTTTCTCCTCCAGCGATCCCGGGCGGCTCTACCTCCCCACGATCATGGACCCGGTATACGGCTACCAGGTCACCAATGTCGAGGCGGCGATGGCCTCGCCGTCCTCGCTGCTGCACTGGACGCGGCGGATGATCGAGATCCGTAAGCAGAATCCGGCCTTCGGCCTCGGCTCGTACGACGAACTGCCCTCCTCGAACCCGGCGGTGCTGGCGTTCACGCGGGAGTACAAGGACGACCTCGTGCTGTGCGTCCACAACTTCTCGCGCTTCGCCCAGCCCACGGAGCTGGACCTGCGGTCGTTCACCGGGCGTCATCCGGTGGAGCTGATCGGCGGGGTCCGCTTCCCCGCCGTCGGCCAGTGGCCCTACCTGCTGACCCTCGCGGGACACGGCTTCTACTGGTTCCGGCTGCGCAAGGACGCCCCGGCGGCCTGA
- a CDS encoding M4 family metallopeptidase has product MRSTPSRRATATGALIAAAALLAVGVQSGTATATPGSAPGAVPAAASKADPGSLPAKLSPAERAELISEANSTRAATAKELGLGSGEKLVVRDVVQDQDGTTHTRYERTLAGLPVLGGDLVVQQTKAGKTEGVTKASRATTAQLKAVGLSADVAPAAAEKQALGAAKAEGSKQTEASEAPRKVVWLAGGTPQLAYETVVGGLQHDGTPNELHVVTDASTGAKLYEWQGVENGTGNTQYSGQVTLGTAPSYTLTDTTRGNHKTYNLNHGSSGTGTLFSGSDDIWGDGTPQNVETAGADAHYGAAETWDYYKNVHGRTGIRGDGVGAYSRVHYGNNYVNAFWQDSCFCMTYGDGSGNAAPLTSLDVAAHEMTHGVTAATANLVYSGESGGLNEATSDIFAAGVEFYSNTAQDPGDYLVGEKIDINGDGTPLRYMDKPSKDGASKDAWYSGIGNVDVHYSSGPANHWFYLLSEGSGAKTVNGVNYDSPTSDGLPVTGIGRDKALQIWFKALTTKFTSTTNYAAARTGTLAVASELYGATSPEYAAVAHAWAGINVGARPGGTDPGGVVFENTTAVAIPDNGAAVTSSVNVTGRTGNAPSALKVGVDISHTWRGDLVVDLVAPDGTAYRLKNSSSGDSADNVVETFTVNASSEVANGTWKLKVQDIASQDTGRINSFKLTF; this is encoded by the coding sequence GTGAGATCCACGCCCAGCCGTCGTGCCACCGCGACCGGCGCTCTGATAGCCGCAGCAGCCCTCCTCGCTGTCGGTGTCCAGTCCGGCACCGCGACCGCCACCCCCGGCAGCGCCCCCGGCGCCGTCCCGGCGGCGGCCTCCAAGGCCGACCCCGGTTCGCTCCCCGCGAAGCTCTCGCCCGCCGAGCGCGCCGAGCTGATCAGCGAGGCCAACTCCACCAGGGCGGCCACCGCCAAGGAGCTCGGACTCGGGTCCGGGGAGAAGCTCGTCGTCCGCGATGTCGTGCAGGACCAGGACGGCACCACGCACACCCGCTACGAGCGCACCCTCGCCGGGCTGCCCGTCCTCGGCGGCGACCTGGTCGTCCAGCAGACCAAGGCCGGGAAGACCGAGGGCGTCACCAAGGCATCGCGGGCGACCACCGCCCAGCTGAAGGCCGTCGGCCTCTCGGCCGACGTGGCCCCGGCCGCCGCCGAGAAGCAGGCACTCGGCGCGGCGAAGGCCGAGGGCTCGAAGCAGACCGAGGCGAGCGAGGCCCCGCGCAAGGTCGTCTGGCTGGCCGGCGGCACCCCGCAGCTGGCGTACGAGACCGTCGTCGGCGGTCTCCAGCACGACGGCACCCCCAACGAGCTGCACGTCGTGACCGACGCCTCCACCGGCGCCAAGCTGTACGAGTGGCAGGGTGTCGAGAACGGCACCGGCAACACCCAGTACAGCGGCCAGGTCACGCTGGGCACCGCGCCGTCGTACACCCTGACGGACACCACCCGCGGCAACCACAAGACGTACAACCTGAACCACGGTTCGTCCGGCACCGGGACGCTGTTCTCCGGCTCCGACGACATCTGGGGCGACGGCACCCCGCAGAACGTCGAGACCGCCGGGGCCGACGCCCACTACGGCGCCGCCGAGACCTGGGACTACTACAAGAACGTGCACGGCCGCACCGGTATCCGCGGTGACGGTGTCGGCGCGTACTCCCGCGTCCACTACGGCAACAACTACGTCAACGCGTTCTGGCAGGACAGCTGCTTCTGCATGACGTACGGGGACGGCAGCGGCAACGCCGCACCGCTGACCTCGCTCGACGTGGCCGCCCACGAGATGACGCACGGCGTCACCGCCGCCACGGCCAACCTGGTCTACAGCGGTGAGTCCGGCGGCCTGAACGAGGCCACCTCCGACATCTTCGCCGCGGGCGTGGAGTTCTACTCCAACACCGCCCAGGACCCGGGCGACTACCTCGTCGGCGAGAAGATCGACATCAACGGCGACGGCACCCCGCTGCGCTACATGGACAAGCCGAGCAAGGACGGCGCGTCCAAGGACGCCTGGTACTCCGGTATCGGCAACGTCGACGTCCACTACTCCTCGGGCCCGGCGAACCACTGGTTCTACCTGCTCTCCGAGGGCAGCGGCGCCAAGACGGTCAACGGGGTCAACTACGACTCCCCGACCTCCGACGGTCTGCCGGTGACCGGCATCGGCCGGGACAAGGCCCTGCAGATCTGGTTCAAGGCGCTCACCACCAAGTTCACCTCCACGACGAACTACGCCGCCGCCCGCACCGGCACGCTCGCCGTGGCCAGTGAGCTGTACGGCGCCACCAGCCCCGAGTACGCGGCCGTGGCCCACGCCTGGGCCGGCATCAACGTCGGTGCGCGTCCCGGCGGTACCGACCCGGGCGGTGTGGTCTTCGAGAACACCACCGCGGTCGCCATCCCGGACAACGGCGCTGCCGTCACCAGCTCGGTCAACGTCACCGGCCGTACGGGCAACGCCCCCAGCGCCCTCAAGGTCGGCGTGGACATCAGCCACACCTGGCGCGGTGACCTGGTCGTCGACCTGGTCGCGCCGGACGGAACCGCGTACCGCCTGAAGAACTCCTCCTCCGGCGACTCCGCGGACAACGTGGTGGAGACCTTCACGGTCAACGCCTCGTCCGAGGTGGCCAACGGCACCTGGAAGCTCAAGGTCCAGGACATCGCCTCGCAGGACACCGGACGCATCAACAGCTTCAAGCTGACCTTCTAG
- the glgP gene encoding alpha-glucan family phosphorylase: MKAIRRFTVRPVLPESLRPLHDLARNLRWSWHNETRELFRSADPEGWRPADADPVRLLGSLSAGRLAELARDEEFLTRLAGASENLRQYLEDPRWYQNRLAEGAELPAAIAYFSPEFGVTAALPQYSGGLGILAGDHLKAASDLGVPLIGVGLLYRHGYFRQTLSRDGWQQEHYPVLDPNELPLDLLREADGTPARVVLALPGGRCLHACVWQARVGRVPLLLLDSDVEENAPGERDVTDRLYGGGSDHRLLQEMLLGIGGVRAVRTYCRLTGTPDPEVFHTNEGHAGFLGLERIRELSGDGLGFDAALEVVRAGTVFTTHTPVPAGIDRFDRQLIARHFGEGGELPGVGVERILRLGQETHPGDGAPDLFNMAVMGLRLAQRANGVSTLHGAVSREMFSGLWPGFDPAEVPITSVTNGVHAPTWVAPEVLRLGARHFGTDRAQDALTGGEVAGERRSGTPRRWNAVTAVPDREIWDLRRTLREQLVSEVRKRLYASWRRRGAGTAELGWIDGVLDPDVLTIGFARRVPSYKRLTLMLRDRDRLRALLLHPGRPIQIVVAGKAHPADDGGKRLVQELVRFADDPQVRHRIVFLPDYGMAMAQKLYPGCDVWLNNPLRPLEACGTSGMKAALNGCLNLSVRDGWWDEWFEPDFGWAIPTADGSAVDEDRRDELEANALYELIENRVAPRFYDRDGEGLPERWVEMVRRTLVTLGPKVLAGRMVREYVERLYAPAARARRALGPEAARELAEWKARVRAAWPKVSVDHVEAVTGSAAGGSAELGSTLALRVRIALGGLDPDDVEVQAVAGRVDSGDAIADAQVFPLKPAGGHDLEGRLLYGGPLALDRTGPYGYTVRVLPAHPLLASGAELGLVALPTDATGEGEGAPTR, translated from the coding sequence GTGAAGGCCATTCGTCGATTCACCGTGCGTCCCGTCCTCCCCGAATCCCTGCGACCCCTCCATGACCTCGCCCGCAATCTGCGCTGGTCCTGGCACAACGAGACCCGTGAGCTCTTCCGGTCCGCCGACCCCGAGGGCTGGCGGCCCGCGGACGCCGACCCCGTACGCCTGCTCGGCTCCCTGTCCGCGGGACGGCTCGCCGAGCTGGCCCGGGACGAGGAGTTCCTGACCCGGCTCGCCGGGGCGTCCGAGAACCTCCGGCAGTATCTGGAGGACCCCCGGTGGTACCAGAACCGACTGGCCGAGGGTGCTGAACTGCCCGCCGCCATCGCCTACTTCTCCCCCGAGTTCGGGGTGACGGCCGCACTGCCGCAGTACTCCGGCGGACTCGGCATCCTGGCGGGCGACCACCTCAAGGCCGCCAGCGACCTCGGCGTACCGCTCATCGGGGTCGGCCTGCTCTACCGGCACGGCTACTTCCGCCAGACCCTCTCCCGCGACGGCTGGCAGCAGGAGCACTATCCCGTCCTGGACCCCAACGAACTCCCGCTCGACCTGCTCAGGGAGGCCGACGGCACCCCCGCCCGGGTGGTGCTCGCCCTGCCCGGCGGACGCTGTCTGCACGCCTGCGTCTGGCAGGCCCGGGTCGGCCGCGTGCCCCTGCTGCTGCTCGACTCCGACGTCGAGGAGAACGCGCCGGGCGAGCGCGATGTCACCGACCGGCTGTACGGCGGTGGCAGCGACCACCGGCTCCTCCAGGAGATGCTGCTCGGCATCGGCGGAGTGCGGGCCGTGCGCACCTACTGCCGGCTCACCGGGACGCCGGACCCCGAGGTGTTCCACACCAATGAGGGGCACGCCGGATTCCTCGGCCTGGAGCGGATCCGGGAACTCTCCGGGGACGGCCTCGGGTTCGACGCGGCGCTGGAAGTGGTCCGGGCCGGCACCGTCTTCACCACGCACACCCCGGTCCCCGCCGGGATAGACCGGTTCGACCGGCAGCTGATCGCCCGCCACTTCGGCGAGGGCGGCGAACTGCCGGGCGTCGGCGTCGAGCGGATCCTCCGGCTCGGCCAGGAGACCCACCCCGGCGACGGCGCGCCGGACCTGTTCAACATGGCGGTCATGGGGCTGCGGCTCGCCCAGCGCGCCAACGGGGTCTCCACCCTGCACGGGGCCGTCAGCCGCGAGATGTTCTCCGGCCTCTGGCCCGGCTTCGACCCCGCGGAGGTGCCGATCACCTCGGTGACCAACGGGGTCCACGCCCCGACCTGGGTCGCCCCGGAAGTCCTCCGGCTCGGCGCCCGGCACTTCGGCACCGACCGGGCGCAGGACGCCCTGACCGGCGGCGAAGTGGCCGGTGAGCGCCGCTCCGGTACGCCCCGGCGGTGGAACGCCGTGACCGCCGTCCCCGACCGGGAGATCTGGGACCTGCGCCGGACGCTGCGCGAACAACTGGTGAGCGAGGTGCGCAAACGGCTCTACGCCTCCTGGCGCAGGCGTGGCGCCGGCACGGCCGAACTCGGCTGGATCGACGGTGTCCTCGACCCGGACGTCCTCACCATCGGCTTCGCCCGCCGCGTCCCCTCGTACAAACGGCTCACGCTGATGCTGCGCGACCGCGACCGGCTGCGGGCACTGCTCCTGCACCCGGGCCGGCCGATCCAGATCGTCGTCGCGGGCAAGGCGCACCCGGCCGACGACGGCGGGAAGCGGCTGGTCCAGGAGCTGGTGCGGTTCGCGGACGACCCGCAGGTGCGCCACCGCATCGTCTTCCTGCCGGACTACGGCATGGCGATGGCGCAGAAGCTCTACCCGGGCTGCGACGTCTGGCTCAACAACCCGCTGCGCCCGCTGGAGGCGTGCGGCACCAGCGGGATGAAGGCGGCGCTGAACGGCTGTCTCAATCTCTCGGTGCGCGACGGCTGGTGGGACGAGTGGTTCGAGCCGGACTTCGGCTGGGCGATCCCGACCGCCGACGGTTCGGCCGTCGACGAGGACCGGCGCGACGAGCTGGAGGCCAACGCCCTGTACGAACTGATCGAGAACCGGGTCGCGCCCCGCTTCTACGACCGCGACGGCGAGGGACTGCCCGAGCGCTGGGTCGAGATGGTCCGCCGCACCCTGGTCACGCTGGGCCCCAAGGTGCTCGCGGGACGCATGGTGCGTGAGTATGTGGAGCGGCTGTACGCCCCCGCCGCACGGGCCAGGCGGGCTCTGGGGCCGGAAGCGGCCCGGGAGCTCGCGGAGTGGAAGGCCCGCGTCCGGGCCGCCTGGCCGAAGGTGTCCGTCGACCATGTGGAGGCCGTGACCGGCAGCGCCGCGGGCGGTTCGGCGGAGCTGGGCTCCACCCTGGCGCTCCGGGTCCGCATCGCGCTCGGCGGTCTCGACCCGGACGACGTGGAGGTGCAGGCGGTCGCCGGGCGGGTCGATTCCGGGGACGCCATCGCGGACGCCCAGGTCTTCCCGCTGAAACCGGCGGGCGGCCATGACCTGGAGGGCCGGCTGCTGTACGGGGGGCCGCTGGCCCTGGACCGCACGGGACCGTACGGCTACACCGTGCGCGTCCTGCCGGCCCACCCGCTGCTGGCCTCCGGCGCCGAACTGGGCCTCGTCGCGCTGCCGACGGACGCGACGGGGGAGGGCGAGGGAGCGCCGACGCGCTGA